In Elaeis guineensis isolate ETL-2024a chromosome 1, EG11, whole genome shotgun sequence, a genomic segment contains:
- the LOC105038721 gene encoding uncharacterized protein, producing MAGGFRVLHLVRPFLAFLPEVQNADRKIPFREKVIYTVISLFIFLVCSQLPLYGIHSTTGADPFYWMRVILASNRGTVMELGITPIVTSGLVMQLLVGSKIIEVDNSVREDRALLNGAQKLLGILIAIGEAVAYVLSGMYGSVSQLGTGNAILIILQLFFAGIIVICLDELLQKGYGLGSGISLFIATNICENIIWKAFSPTTINSGRGAEFEGAVIALFHLLITRSDKVRALREAFYRQNLPNVTNLLATVLVFLIVIYFQGFRVVLPVRSKNARGQQGSYPIKLFYTSNMPIILQSALVSNLYFISQLLYRRYSGNFLVNLLGKWKESEYSGQSVPVGGLAYYITAPSSLQDMAANPFHALFYIVFMLSACALFSKTWIEVSGSSARDVAKQLKEQQMVMPGHRESNLQKELNRYIPTAAAFGGMCIGALTVLADFMGAIGSGTGILLAVTIIYQYFETFEKERASELGFFGL from the exons ATGGCTGGAGGGTTCAGAGTGCTTCATCTTGTTCGACCGTTTCTGGCATTCTTGCCTGAAGTTCAAAATGCTGACCGAAAAATTCCATTTAGGGAGAAAGTGATCTACACTGTGATCTCTCTTTTCATTTTTCTGGTTTGCAGTCAGCTTCCCTTATATGGCATACACTCAACTACTGGAGCAGATCCTTTTTACTGGATGCGTGTTATTCTTGCATCAAACCGTGGAACCGTCATGGAGCTAGGAATCACTCCAATTGTGACTTCTGGACTGGTTATGCAACTCTTGGTTGGATCAAAGATCATTGAAGTGGACAATAGTGTTCGAGAGGATCGTGCTCTTTT AAATGGTGCACAAAAGTTACTTGGCATCTTGATCGCTATCGGGGAGGCAGTTGCATATGTTCTATCTGGAATGTATGGTAGTGTCAGCCAGCTGGGAACTGGAAATGCTATTCTCATTATACTTCAACTTTTCTTTGCTGGTATCATTGTCATTTGTTTGGATGAACTTCTGCAGAAGGGATATGGTTTGGGATCCGGTATTTCTTTATTCATTGCCACCAATATATG tgaaaatattatctGGAAGGCATTTAGCCCCACAACCATTAACAGTGGGCGTGGTGCTGAATTTGAAGGTGCTGTCATTGCTTTGTTTCATCTACTAATAACTCGATCAGATAAAGTCCGTGCTCTTCGTGAGGCTTTCTATCGTCAAAATCTTCCAAATGTGACCAATTTGCTTGCCACAGTTTTGGTCTTCCTTATTGTTATATATTTCCAAGGCTTCCGTGTGGTGCTGCCTGTGAGGTCAAAGAATGCCCGTGGACAACAGGGATCCTATCCAATTAAACTGTTTTACACATCTAATATGCCCATCATTTTACAGTCAGCACTTGTTTCTAACCTATATTTTATCTCCCAG TTATTATACAGGAGGTACAGTGGCAATTTCCTTGTAAATCTGCTGGGTAAGTGGAAAGAATCTGAGTATTCTGGTCAATCTGTCCCTGTAGGTGGTCTGGCTTACTATATCACAGCACCATCAAG CTTGCAAGATATGGCTGCAAATCCATTCCATGCACTTTTCTATATAGTGTTTATGCTCTCAGCTTGTGCACTCTTCTCAAAGACTTGGATAGAAGTCTCTGGATCATCAGCGAGAGATGTGGCCAAGCAGCTTAAG GAACAACAAATGGTGATGCCTGGTCATCGGGAGTCAAATTTACAGAAGGAATTGAACAGGTACATCCCTACTGCGGCGGCTTTTGGTGGCATGTGCATTGGTGCGTTAACAGTTCTTGCAGATTTCATGGGGGCCATTGGTTCTGGAACTGGTATCCTGCTTGCCGTGACAATCATATATCAATACTTTGAGACATTTGAGAAGGAGAGAGCCAGTGAGCTTGGCTTCTTCGGCCTTTGA